A genome region from Syntrophaceae bacterium includes the following:
- a CDS encoding TlpA family protein disulfide reductase, with protein sequence MAAAVPVLGAGQPKPGDRLFDLTLPVPNERADRDHLGLSGWGKTFKIADIKANLVLIEILSMYCPFCQKEAPIVNQLFEAIEKDPAARGKIKIIGIGAGNSAYEVEVFRKRYSVPFPIFPDPDYEIHKKCGEVRTPFFIAVRLNPDGTQDVTYTRLGSFGEVPEFLATLKKSAGL encoded by the coding sequence ATGGCAGCGGCCGTCCCCGTGCTCGGAGCCGGGCAGCCCAAGCCCGGCGACAGGCTGTTCGACCTTACCCTCCCGGTTCCGAACGAGCGGGCCGACCGGGACCATCTCGGCCTCTCGGGCTGGGGCAAGACTTTCAAGATCGCCGACATCAAGGCGAACCTCGTCCTCATCGAGATCCTGAGCATGTACTGCCCCTTCTGCCAGAAGGAGGCGCCCATCGTCAACCAGCTGTTCGAGGCGATCGAAAAGGACCCCGCTGCCAGGGGGAAAATCAAGATCATCGGGATCGGCGCCGGCAATTCCGCATACGAGGTGGAGGTCTTCCGGAAGCGATACAGTGTGCCCTTCCCCATCTTCCCGGACCCCGACTATGAAATCCACAAGAAGTGCGGCGAGGTCCGCACCCCCTTCTTCATCGCCGTGAGGCTCAACCCCGACGGGACCCAGGACGTGACCTACACCAGGCTGGGCAGCTTCGGGGAGGTTCCCGAGTTCCTGGCGACACTGAAGAAATCCGCCGGGCTGTGA
- a CDS encoding hydrogenase small subunit, which yields MDRFDREYPAPREDFQALLKERGITRRDFLKWTSCMTAALMLPPVFEPMVARAAENFSRLPVVWLHFAECTGCTESLLRSSYPNVDDILLETISLEYHETIMAAAGDQAEKCLEDAMHHFPGKYVCVIEGAIPMGLNGQYMRLGPKAETGLEIGKRVTAKAAATICVGSCAIWGGIPAARPNPTDAAGVRKALGVSTVNIAGCPPNTVNFTGTLLYFLMFGGMPPLDGQGRPVWAYGKRVHDFCERRGHYDAGEFVEQWGDEGARRGWCLYKVGCKGPYAFANCSHLRFNDGISWPIMAGHGCIGCTEIGFWDTMAPLEKPIHEATIGGGERTVDDIGIMLTVATAAGVTAHGIFSALRHGGSDKQDETPHKEGKE from the coding sequence ATGGACCGCTTCGACAGGGAGTACCCCGCCCCGCGGGAGGACTTCCAGGCCCTGCTGAAGGAGCGGGGCATCACGAGGCGGGACTTCCTCAAGTGGACGTCCTGCATGACGGCGGCCCTCATGCTGCCCCCCGTCTTCGAGCCCATGGTCGCCCGGGCCGCGGAGAACTTCAGCCGCCTGCCCGTCGTGTGGCTCCACTTCGCCGAGTGCACGGGCTGCACCGAGTCCCTGCTGCGCTCGTCCTACCCGAACGTCGATGACATCCTGCTGGAGACCATTTCACTCGAGTACCACGAGACGATCATGGCCGCCGCGGGCGACCAGGCCGAGAAGTGCCTCGAGGATGCCATGCACCACTTCCCCGGCAAGTACGTCTGCGTCATCGAGGGCGCAATCCCGATGGGCCTCAACGGCCAGTACATGCGCCTCGGCCCCAAAGCGGAGACGGGCCTCGAGATCGGCAAGAGGGTGACCGCCAAGGCCGCGGCGACGATCTGCGTCGGCTCCTGCGCCATCTGGGGCGGCATCCCCGCGGCCCGGCCCAACCCCACTGACGCGGCGGGCGTGCGAAAGGCCCTGGGCGTCTCCACGGTCAACATCGCGGGCTGTCCCCCCAACACGGTCAACTTCACGGGGACGCTCTTGTATTTCCTCATGTTCGGCGGCATGCCGCCCCTCGACGGGCAGGGCCGTCCGGTCTGGGCCTACGGCAAGCGCGTCCACGACTTCTGCGAGCGGCGTGGGCACTACGACGCGGGCGAGTTCGTGGAGCAGTGGGGCGACGAGGGCGCACGGCGGGGCTGGTGCCTCTACAAGGTCGGCTGCAAGGGCCCCTACGCCTTCGCCAACTGCTCCCACCTGCGATTCAATGACGGCATTTCCTGGCCCATCATGGCGGGGCACGGCTGCATCGGCTGCACGGAGATCGGGTTCTGGGACACCATGGCGCCCCTGGAGAAGCCGATCCACGAGGCCACGATCGGCGGCGGGGAGCGAACCGTCGACGACATCGGCATCATGCTGACGGTTGCGACGGCGGCCGGCGTCACGGCGCACGGCATCTTCAGTGCGCTTCGTCACGGCGGATCCGACAAGCAGGACGAAACCCCGCACAAGGAAGGGAAGGAGTGA
- a CDS encoding nickel-dependent hydrogenase large subunit: MAKRMIVDPITRIEGHLRIEVELDDKNTIRDAWSSITLWRGIETILKGRDPRDAGLIVQRFCGVCTYVHYEASIMACEDAFGIKPPPNARIIRNLMQGAWYLGDHIMHFYHLHGLDWVDVVSALKADPRKAVEIAMSVSPNPYNSSQTHYKAVQERLGRFVKSGRLGPFANAYWGNPSYKLPPEANLVILSHYLDALEVSKVAAQAQAIFGGKNPHPQSLVVGGVTCVLDAMNPSRLGDYLFRVKAVNDFVARAYIPDVILAARYYKGEGIAGIGGGVKNYMCVGGFPLDDAGTTFLFPRGIVKNRNLAKLLPIDESKITEESVHAWYQDDKPQHPFEGTTVPKYTGLDKNGHLKGEEKYSWCKAPRYDGEPVEVGPLARMIVGYAAGDKKIKPLVEGTLKATGLPATALFSTLGRTAARAIETKLVGDQIEGWFNELVANLKKGDMRTWTPCEVPREGQGRGMTEPPRGALSHWIRIKDHRIANYQAVVPSTWNCSPRDKSGKRGPYEESLIGTKLAKADQPLEILRTIHSFDPCMACAVHIIKPNGEIRKFRVA; the protein is encoded by the coding sequence ATGGCGAAGCGAATGATCGTTGATCCCATCACGAGAATCGAGGGACATCTCAGAATAGAGGTCGAGCTGGACGACAAGAACACCATCCGGGACGCCTGGAGCAGCATCACGCTGTGGCGGGGCATCGAGACGATCCTCAAGGGGCGCGACCCGCGGGACGCGGGGCTCATCGTGCAGCGCTTCTGCGGGGTCTGCACGTACGTGCACTACGAGGCGAGCATCATGGCCTGCGAGGACGCCTTCGGCATCAAGCCGCCGCCCAACGCGCGGATCATCCGGAACCTGATGCAGGGGGCCTGGTACCTCGGGGACCACATCATGCATTTCTACCACCTGCACGGGCTGGACTGGGTCGACGTGGTGAGCGCGCTGAAGGCCGACCCGAGAAAGGCCGTGGAGATCGCGATGAGCGTGTCTCCGAACCCGTACAACAGTTCCCAGACACACTACAAGGCCGTCCAGGAGCGGCTGGGCAGGTTCGTCAAGTCGGGCCGCCTGGGGCCCTTCGCCAATGCCTACTGGGGAAACCCCTCCTACAAGCTCCCCCCCGAGGCGAACCTGGTGATCCTCTCCCACTACCTCGATGCGCTGGAAGTGTCCAAGGTGGCGGCCCAGGCACAGGCCATCTTCGGCGGCAAGAACCCGCACCCGCAGTCGCTGGTCGTGGGCGGCGTGACCTGCGTCCTGGATGCGATGAACCCGAGCCGCCTCGGAGACTACCTCTTCCGCGTCAAGGCGGTGAACGACTTCGTCGCGCGGGCCTACATCCCCGATGTCATCCTGGCGGCCAGGTACTACAAGGGCGAGGGCATCGCCGGGATCGGCGGCGGCGTGAAGAACTACATGTGCGTCGGCGGCTTTCCTCTTGACGATGCCGGGACGACCTTCCTCTTCCCCAGGGGCATCGTGAAGAACCGCAACCTGGCGAAGCTGCTGCCGATCGACGAGTCGAAGATCACGGAGGAATCCGTGCACGCCTGGTATCAGGACGACAAGCCACAGCACCCCTTCGAAGGAACGACCGTCCCCAAGTACACCGGCCTGGACAAGAACGGCCATCTGAAGGGCGAAGAGAAATACAGCTGGTGCAAGGCGCCCCGCTATGACGGCGAGCCTGTCGAGGTGGGGCCGCTTGCCCGCATGATCGTCGGCTACGCCGCGGGCGACAAGAAGATCAAGCCGCTCGTCGAAGGCACGCTGAAAGCCACGGGGCTTCCGGCGACAGCGCTCTTCTCCACGCTGGGACGGACGGCGGCCCGCGCCATCGAGACGAAACTCGTCGGCGACCAGATCGAGGGCTGGTTCAATGAACTCGTCGCAAATCTCAAGAAGGGCGACATGCGGACCTGGACCCCCTGCGAAGTGCCCAGGGAAGGCCAGGGCCGCGGCATGACGGAGCCGCCGCGTGGCGCGCTCAGCCACTGGATCCGGATCAAGGACCACAGGATCGCCAACTACCAGGCCGTGGTTCCCTCCACGTGGAACTGCTCGCCGAGGGACAAGAGCGGCAAGCGGGGCCCCTACGAGGAATCCCTAATCGGGACGAAGCTCGCGAAGGCGGATCAGCCGCTGGAGATCCTCCGGACGATCCACTCCTTCGACCCCTGCATGGCCTGCGCGGTCCACATCATCAAACCCAACGGCGAGATCCGCAAATTCAGGGTGGCCTGA
- the cybH gene encoding Ni/Fe-hydrogenase, b-type cytochrome subunit, protein MEAIVPQKHWTAAIRINHWAMAVAIFVLIGTGFLIAYPITVQVGETWQKFSVGTIRFVHILFGVFLTLLFVWRVYLAFFSTFRADWRDLLAFTNIPDTVRQIKFYLLIDKKGPPHRGLYGPMQSMAYLGLFGMVFLIVVTGLILMGAGYGTGLTSWVYAILKPVEGLLGGLAAVRYIHHVLTWGFVLFIVVHVYMAFWYDAVLKEGTLSSMVSGYMYPKGDH, encoded by the coding sequence ATGGAAGCGATCGTTCCCCAGAAGCACTGGACCGCGGCCATCCGGATCAACCACTGGGCCATGGCGGTGGCCATCTTCGTGCTCATCGGCACGGGGTTCCTCATCGCCTACCCCATCACCGTGCAGGTCGGCGAGACGTGGCAGAAGTTCTCCGTCGGAACCATTCGGTTCGTCCACATCCTCTTCGGCGTGTTCCTGACCCTGCTGTTCGTCTGGCGGGTCTACCTCGCGTTCTTCTCCACCTTCAGGGCGGATTGGAGGGACCTGCTGGCCTTCACGAACATCCCCGACACGGTCCGGCAGATCAAGTTCTACCTGCTCATCGACAAGAAGGGCCCCCCGCACAGGGGCCTCTACGGCCCCATGCAGTCGATGGCCTACCTGGGCCTCTTCGGCATGGTCTTCCTCATCGTGGTCACGGGGCTCATCCTCATGGGGGCGGGCTACGGCACGGGGCTCACGAGCTGGGTCTACGCGATCCTGAAGCCCGTCGAGGGCCTCCTGGGGGGACTGGCCGCGGTGCGCTACATCCACCACGTGCTCACCTGGGGCTTCGTCCTCTTCATCGTGGTGCACGTCTACATGGCCTTCTGGTATGACGCCGTCCTGAAGGAGGGGACCCTCTCCTCCATGGTGAGCGGCTACATGTATCCGAAGGGCGATCACTGA
- a CDS encoding HyaD/HybD family hydrogenase maturation endopeptidase — translation MADKRRITILGLGNILMKDEGFGVHFVRWLGGRWAFPESVELIEGGVMAYALLGPVCGCEHLIVVDVLKTDDEPGAVYRFTLAEIEPKLPPPTSAHEVQFLDVLCKAEMLDEAPEVVFLCVVPVNIRDMDMEMTPLMREKFPIVEELLMQELARHGIRPERNHA, via the coding sequence ATGGCGGACAAGCGACGCATCACCATCTTGGGTCTCGGCAACATCCTCATGAAGGACGAGGGCTTCGGCGTCCACTTCGTCAGGTGGCTCGGCGGCCGCTGGGCCTTCCCCGAATCGGTCGAGCTCATCGAGGGCGGGGTCATGGCGTACGCCCTGCTGGGCCCCGTCTGCGGCTGCGAGCATCTCATCGTCGTCGACGTCCTCAAGACGGACGACGAGCCCGGCGCGGTGTACCGGTTCACCCTGGCGGAAATCGAGCCGAAGCTGCCGCCGCCCACCTCGGCCCACGAGGTGCAGTTCCTCGACGTGCTGTGCAAGGCCGAGATGCTCGACGAGGCCCCCGAGGTGGTCTTCCTCTGCGTCGTGCCGGTGAACATCCGGGACATGGACATGGAGATGACGCCGCTGATGCGCGAGAAATTCCCGATCGTGGAGGAGCTCCTGATGCAGGAGCTGGCCCGCCACGGCATCCGGCCGGAGAGAAACCATGCATGA
- the hypA gene encoding hydrogenase maturation nickel metallochaperone HypA, which yields MHELSLVESILQIVDEYAAREGFSRVTALRLSCGRLSCVVPQALRFAFDIQSKGTRAEGAALDLQVLPAAVHCLACAKDVEVDRFEAQCPECNGVDVFLVRGTEELKLIELDVE from the coding sequence ATGCATGAGCTTTCGCTTGTCGAGTCCATCCTGCAGATCGTCGACGAATACGCGGCCAGGGAGGGGTTCTCCCGCGTGACGGCCCTGCGTCTCTCCTGCGGGAGGCTCTCCTGCGTCGTCCCCCAGGCGCTGCGCTTCGCCTTCGACATCCAGTCGAAGGGAACACGCGCCGAGGGCGCGGCGCTCGACCTCCAGGTCCTGCCCGCCGCGGTCCACTGCCTGGCCTGCGCGAAGGATGTCGAGGTCGACCGCTTCGAGGCCCAGTGCCCCGAGTGCAATGGGGTTGACGTGTTCCTGGTGAGGGGGACGGAGGAGCTGAAGCTCATAGAACTAGACGTAGAGTAA
- a CDS encoding HypC/HybG/HupF family hydrogenase formation chaperone — protein MCIAFPGKILSIDPDNFAVIEISGTRREVSLDIVDEPVTVGDYVICHAGYAIQRIDEEAALEKLSFLQELIDNEIY, from the coding sequence ATGTGCATCGCTTTCCCCGGCAAGATCCTGAGCATCGACCCGGACAACTTCGCCGTCATCGAGATCAGCGGGACGCGGCGCGAGGTCTCCCTCGACATCGTCGACGAGCCCGTCACCGTGGGGGACTATGTCATCTGCCACGCCGGATACGCCATTCAGCGCATCGACGAGGAGGCGGCCCTGGAGAAACTCTCCTTCCTGCAAGAGCTCATCGACAATGAAATATATTGA